AGATGCTTCTTCGGGAACCGATCTTGAGCCTCGCTGAGGCGATTGTCGGACCCAACTGCCGCTTCTGTGGACAGAATGTGCTGCGAAACCAGTCCGGCGTGGCGATCGAAAGGTGGCACGTGGATGGTGCGGTCCACTTTCCCGTCCCGGAGAGCGTGCCCCGTCACGATCCCCGGATTCGACCGCCAGTGCTCTGGATTACCGTGCAAATGGCACTGAGTGATATCGAGCGGATCGAACATGGTCCCACACAGTACGTCCCTGGAAGCCACCTTTCGGGCAAGGATCCGAACAGTCAGGAGAATCCGGAGTTCGAGGGGCGTGGTCCCGTATCCGTTTTCTGCAAGGCAGGAGACATCTATGTGCAGGATCCGCAGTGCTGGCACCGGGGGGCGCCGAACAGGTCGGATCGCACGCGGTACCTGATGCAGTCTCAGTACGCGGTGGACTGGGCGTTCCGGCGGTTCGGATGGATGAACCGGGTGCCCATTCCCGAAGATGCGCGGGTGTCTGCCAGCGACCGCCTGCTTCAATTGCTCGGCGGCCGCCATCCAGAAGGGGGGTAGCGCTTCTCACGTTCAGTCCACGATTCTCCCCACTCAGATGTACATCTTTAGGAGGTCTCCCATGATCAAAGTAGCTACCTGGTGTCAAGATCCGTCCGATACGACGTTGCGCCAGTTGACTCAGTTGGGCGTCGATTGCGTCGATGCCCTGCCATTGCCGACCGATGACCGTGGTGTCTTCGATCTGGACGAGGCACTGAAAATGAAGAAACGGGTTCATTCCTGGGGTCTGCAGGTGAATCGC
This sequence is a window from Gemmatimonadota bacterium. Protein-coding genes within it:
- a CDS encoding phytanoyl-CoA dioxygenase family protein is translated as MSCCRYYFFDDTFRFRLDEAGRIFQAISRRIPLSSPIQFGEPFGEETTQEIIDRFHRDGFAHIPGVLEAGEMQALRDRTDALLDDPVLAEEEDPGLHDRRYVQMHGEGDQPFILRNTIALDGIFREMLLREPILSLAEAIVGPNCRFCGQNVLRNQSGVAIERWHVDGAVHFPVPESVPRHDPRIRPPVLWITVQMALSDIERIEHGPTQYVPGSHLSGKDPNSQENPEFEGRGPVSVFCKAGDIYVQDPQCWHRGAPNRSDRTRYLMQSQYAVDWAFRRFGWMNRVPIPEDARVSASDRLLQLLGGRHPEGG